A stretch of Aedes aegypti strain LVP_AGWG chromosome 2, AaegL5.0 Primary Assembly, whole genome shotgun sequence DNA encodes these proteins:
- the LOC5564627 gene encoding peroxiredoxin-2 — protein MRPIASHRVLFLIIGTTLCALFTSSQQTASSNDEGSCHSFAGGHVYPQEDVRSADHKLQWTKAVISRPAPNFEATAVVEGAFKKIKLSDYRGKYLVFFFYPLDFTFVCPTEILAFSDRVKEFKKLNAEVIAASIDSHFTHLAWINTPRKEGGLGKINIPLVSDITHSIAKDYGVYLDDLGHTLRGLFIIDDRGILRQITMNDLPVGRSVDETLRLVQAFQYTDKHGEVCPAGWKPGQDTIVPNPEEKMKYFEKNHKY, from the exons ATGCGGCCAATCGCGTCCCACCGGGTGCTGTTTCTGATTATTGGTACTACGTTATGTGCTTTGTTCACCTCATCCCAACAGACGGCATCATCCAACGATGAGGGTTCCTGCCATTCATTTGCCGGAGGCCATGTCTACCCCCAGGAAGACGTCCGATCGGCGGACCATAAGCTCCAGTGGACCAAGGCCGTGATATCCCGTCCGGCCCCGAATTTCGAAGCGACCGCCGTGGTGGAGGGAGCATTCAAGAAGATCAAGCTGTCCGACTACCGGGGCAAGTATCTGGTGTTCTTCTTCTACCCGCTGGACTTTACCTTCGTGTGCCCGACGGAAATCCTTGCCTTCTCGGACCGGGTCAAGGAGTTCAAGAAGCTGAACGCCGAAGTCATTGCCGCCAGCATCGATTCGCACTTTACCCATCTGGCGTGGATCAATACACCGCGGAAGGAGGGCGGTCTGGGCAAGATCAACATTCCACTGGTGAGCGACATTACGCACAGCATCGCCAAGGACTACGGAGTGTACCTGGATGACCTGGGTCATACGCTGAG AGGACTCTTCATCATCGATGACCGCGGCATTTTGCGACAGATTACCATGAATGACCTGCCCGTTGGACGTTCGGTTGACGAAACCCTTCGATTGGTGCAAGCCTTCCAGTATACGGACAAGCACGGAGAGGTGTGCCCTGCCGGATGGAAACCTGGCCAGGATACG ATTGTGCCAAACCCGGAGGAAAAGATGAAGTACTTCGAGAAGAACCATAAATACTAG